A window of the Diabrotica undecimpunctata isolate CICGRU chromosome 1, icDiaUnde3, whole genome shotgun sequence genome harbors these coding sequences:
- the LOC140437663 gene encoding uncharacterized protein, whose protein sequence is MKKRVLVFSLLIFIFSFIAGEPLTCYKCRDSLKGVCIDGDKNKMKTIKCYENEVCVTIQSKTTQGSNYYITTTNGCDASDICEEETLNPMKNTKTILCLTCNTTLCNSGSLFKSSILTVVFVNICLYLAHTIR, encoded by the exons ATGAAGAAACGTGTATTAGTGTTTAGCTTGttgatatttatatttagttttattgCTG gCGAACCCCTGACTTGTTACAAATGTAGAGACTCTTTGAAGGGGGTTTGCATAGATGgtgataaaaacaaaatgaaaacaataaaatgCTATGAAAATGAGGTTTGTGTAACTATTCAGTCCAAAA CCACTCAAGGTTCCAACTATTatattacgacgactaacggctGCGACGCTAGCGATATATGTGAAGAGGAGACTTTAAATCCAATGAAAAATACCAAGACAATATTATGCTTAACTTGCAATACAACTTTATGTAATTCTGGATCATTATTTAAATCTTCAATTCTTACCGTGGTGTTTGTCAATATCTGTTTATATTTAGCACATACCATTAGATAG